One window of the Zygotorulaspora mrakii chromosome 6, complete sequence genome contains the following:
- the VHS3 gene encoding phosphopantothenoylcysteine decarboxylase complex subunit VHS3 (similar to Saccharomyces cerevisiae SIS2 (YKR072C) and VHS3 (YOR054C); ancestral locus Anc_5.655): protein MTLPSKDKKHSGLVSPRFISAARKPNPDGSMSSPSVLSFQGGSTNAGPAAGVSVSTSNLGSPEVANSVSPAGSQTKSIMNASGTSGAVVSNSPEPGLKRVATVTFSDLKAANTAKPGASSESEPEGSQLKNAGNAPAERNGGASLPMGTSSERRRSLKSNSLLSTLKTKSPGALGAPAVREPRTSSLPPEQRKINNIIAEEIGHSHSPLAPKRSDVEGKPTKGEEHPHFYVEDPLHTPSTRSRSNSTSPKPGIGFPQLLNNTVGELEGYGIPKHNEHILEAVLEESTGQKVAPNIPKRENAKNLDARLPQDDGKLHILFGATGSLAVFKIKLMIKKLEEIYGRDKVSIQVILTQSAERFFSKRYTKRYGGGETPSDSRVCSGTMPAVSNLPGSNLNPVQQQQQQEIKQQLQQSQIQQSQEKLPQRVGSTSSLTPGTPTIISGPSCSAALQAELPPHIQIWVDRDEWDIWKQRTDPVLHIELRRWADILVVAPLTANTLSKIALGLCDNLLTSVIRAWNPMFPIFLAPSMVSSTYNSTMTKKQLKIIKEDMPWITVFKPSEKVMGINGDIGLGGMMDGNEIVDKVVMTLGGYPKDEKELDEDDEDDEDDDEDDDDDEGAKSKLCKEGDGEDDDDDDDDDDDDDDDDDDDDDDDDDDDDDDEGNEAKQTLKK from the coding sequence ATGACGCTGCCTTCGAAGGATAAGAAACACTCGGGTCTCGTTTCTCCTAGATTTATCTCTGCTGCTAGGAAACCTAACCCGGATGGATCGATGAGTAGCCCTAGCGTGCTTTCGTTTCAAGGCGGTTCTACTAACGCCGGACCTGCAGCCGGCGTTTCAGTTTCCACTTCCAACCTAGGCTCGCCAGAAGTGGCTAATTCCGTGAGCCCTGCTGGTTCGCAAACAAAATCGATCATGAATGCTAGCGGTACTTCGGGCGCTGTTGTCAGTAATAGCCCGGAGCCGGGGTTGAAACGTGTTGCAACTGTCACCTTCAGTGACTTGAAAGCAGCAAACACTGCGAAGCCAGGGGCTTCTTCAGAGTCGGAGCCAGAAGGATCTCAGCTCAAGAATGCTGGAAACGCCCCAGCAGAAAGAAATGGGGGTGCTTCACTGCCAATGGGCACATCATCTGAACGTCGCAGATCATTGAAATCTAATTCCCTTCTATCTACTTTGAAGACCAAGAGTCCTGGTGCCTTAGGAGCCCCTGCGGTACGCGAGCCAAGAACTTCTTCATTACCACCAGAACAACGCAAGATAAACAATATAATAGCGGAAGAAATTGGGCACTCTCATTCTCCTCTTGCGCCCAAACGGTCTGATGTCGAGGGGAAGCCTACCAAAGGTGAAGAGCATCCTCATTTTTATGTGGAGGATCCTTTACATACTCCTTCTACAAGATCCCGATCAAATAGCACTAGTCCCAAGCCTGGGATAGGTTTTCCTCAATTACTAAATAATACAGTCGGCGAGCTAGAAGGATACGGTATACCAAAGCATAATGAACATATCTTGGAAGCTGTTTTGGAAGAGTCTACAGGACAAAAGGTAGCACCAAATATTCCAAAGAGAGAAAACGCCAAGAATCTGGACGCAAGGTTGCCACAAGATGATGGTAAGTTGCATATCTTGTTCGGCGCAACAGGTTCATTAGcggttttcaaaataaagcTAATGATTAAGAAGCTGGAGGAGATTTATGGAAGAGATAAGGTAAGTATACAGGTAATACTCACCCAGTCTGCAGAGAGGTTTTTTTCCAAGAGGTACACCAAAAGATATGGCGGTGGTGAAACGCCATCGGATTCCAGAGTATGCTCGGGAACGATGCCTGCGGTTTCGAATTTGCCGGGGAGTAATCTAAATCCTGttcagcaacaacagcaacaagaGATAAAGCAACAGCTGCAACAATCACAAATACAGCAATCCCAGGAAAAACTACCTCAGAGGGTAGGCAGTACTTCAAGCCTTACACCTGGCACACCTACCATAATCAGTGGACCTTCCTGCTCAGCTGCATTGCAAGCTGAGTTGCCACCCCATATTCAAATATGGGTGGACAGAGATGAATGGGACATCTGGAAGCAGCGTACCGATCCTGTTCTGCACATAGAACTACGTAGGTGGGCAGATATATTAGTTGTTGCACCCCTTACTGCTAACACGTTGTCAAAAATTGCGCTGGGATTATGTGATAACTTACTTACGAGTGTTATAAGAGCATGGAACCCGATGtttcccatttttttgGCACCTTCAATGGTTAGCAGCACGTACAATTCCACCATGACAAAGAAACAACTGAAGATCATCAAGGAAGACATGCCATGGATAACAGTTTTCAAACCTTCCGAAAAGGTTATGGGAATTAATGGTGACATTGGTTTAGGTGGCATGATGGATGGGAATGAAATCGTGGACAAGGTTGTCATGACACTAGGTGGTTATCCaaaggatgaaaaagagctcgacgaagacgatgaagacgatgaagacgatgacgaagacgacgatgacgatgaaggCGCAAAATCGAAATTATGTAAAGAGGGGGATGGagaagatgacgatgacgatgatgatgatgatgatgatgatgacgatgatgacgatgacgacgacgacgacgatgatgacgatgatgacgatgacgaagGCAATGAAGCTAAAcaaactttgaagaaatga
- the NOB1 gene encoding rRNA-binding endoribonuclease (similar to Saccharomyces cerevisiae NOB1 (YOR056C); ancestral locus Anc_5.656): MESNGTAHVKALVLDATPLITQPYNHYQNYAASFYTTPTVLQEIKDERARKNLEIWKSLGTLQLRHPTAESIKRVSAFAKATGDYSVLSANDIHILALTYELETELNQGDWRLRKLPGDSLDHLKPKIQAKDKIEEKIQEKTEEPKKKKNRRRGGAKQRAKRESALASESAETTADSESGLQQKSEQEPEQVKVDREQSSEEATKGNEKTKEKPIFEKSQDGEYFEDDDDGEWISVDNLTETIMKHSGEDTTGSCADSMTDDEREKALNASGNQVALATGDFAIQNVSLQMNLNLMNFMSGLRIKRLRNYMLRCHACFKLFPVPKNDKAIHFCPSCGGEGTVLRCAVSIDSATGRITPHLKANFQWNNRGVRYSLASPLSKNSQKRYGKKGFVHSKAPDSADIVRQDQKEYEKVTKQDEWTKRHNDKVLNDWIGSGSADNFISPFAISGMKHHSVRIGRGRYANSSKKKH, from the coding sequence ATGGAGAGTAATGGTACTGCACATGTGAAAGCCCTGGTATTAGATGCTACGCCATTAATTACACAACCGTACAACCACTACCAAAACTATGCCGCTTCGTTCTATACCACACCGACAGTTCTTCAGGAAATTAAAGATGAGAGGGCCCGAAAGAACCTTGAAATCTGGAAATCGCTAGGTACATTGCAATTGAGACATCCAACAGCTGAATCTATCAAAAGAGTAAGCGCATTTGCCAAAGCCACAGGTGATTACTCTGTTCTTAGCGCAAACGATATCCATATACTGGCTTTAACATATGAGCTAGAGACTGAATTGAACCAGGGTGATTGGAGACTCAGGAAGCTTCCTGGAGACTCACTAGATCATCTGAAGCCAAAAATCCAAGCCAAGGATaagattgaagaaaagattcaagaaaagactgAAGAAcctaaaaaaaaaaagaatcgTAGGAGAGGCGGTGCAAAGCAAAGAGCTAAGAGAGAATCTGCACTAGCATCTGAATCAGCTGAGACCACTGCGGACTCTGAATCAGGACTGCAACAGAAATCAGAACAGGAACCAGAACAGGTGAAAGTGGATCGCGAACAGAGTAGTGAAGAGGCTACGAAGGGAAACGAAAAAACCAAAGAAAAACCAATATTTGAGAAGAGCCAAGATGGAGAgtattttgaagatgatgatgatggagAATGGATCTCTGTTGACAATTTGACTGAGACAATTATGAAACACAGCGGAGAAGATACAACAGGGTCTTGTGCTGATTCCATGACAGACGACGAACGTGAGAAGGCTCTTAATGCTTCTGGAAATCAGGTTGCTTTGGCAACTGGTGATTTTGCCATACAGAATGTCTCCCTGCAAATGAACCTGAATCTTATGAATTTCATGTCCGGCCTGAGAATTAAGAGACTTCGTAATTATATGCTCAGGTGTCATGCATGTTTTAAATTGTTTCCCGTTCCAAAGAATGACAAGGCAATTCATTTCTGCCCATCATGCGGAGGTGAAGGAACCGTACTGAGGTGTGCCGTTTCTATCGACTCAGCAACAGGCCGTATCACACCCCATCTCAAGGCAAATTTCCAATGGAATAACAGAGGCGTAAGATATTCACTTGCAAGCCCGTTGTCCAAAAATTCGCAAAAGAGATACGGTAAGAAAGGTTTTGTACATTCAAAGGCTCCTGACTCAGCAGACATCGTCAGGCAAGACCAAAAAGAGTACGAAAAAGTGACCAAACAAGACGAGTGGACAAAAAGACATAACGACAAAGTGTTGAATGATTGGATCGGTAGTGGATCGGCGGATAATTTCATTTCGCCATTCGCCATTTCGGGAATGAAACATCACTCGGTGCGTATCGGAAGAGGCCGATACGCCAACAGcagcaagaaaaaacaCTAA
- the SGT1 gene encoding co-chaperone SGT1 (similar to Saccharomyces cerevisiae SGT1 (YOR057W); ancestral locus Anc_5.657), translated as MPIDKDLKNAYAALYDEHDPLKALKRYDVILEEHPDCLLALVYKAASLEKLYYGFSDWHNEQSLENATQLLSKALAISEERGDRSKIGFVYFRYFVHYYNRKDYDAANRYMILSQKFGYLDATLPMWQSQLNKKLGKLLRKQSNSKPTAQKDAPAKSDSCGSLSNCKDTSIGTADEKPLERDSKKPELEGTQPAAQDPERLRTDWYQTTNTIVLSLFTVNLPQSKEAMHVSVSPDDKKSLEVAYQVASTGSEFQYSIELSHEVDPEVVKINVFTKKIELTLKKIEKLQWKILESSPQATEEDLASSKDVISQNRAVQNEGALDYPSSSTKHIDWSKIDFDEEDDENSGSADAFFQKIYADADPDTRRAMMKSFVESNGTALNTNWNDVSKSFVEPSPPEGMNLKHW; from the coding sequence ATGCCTATTGACAAGGACTTGAAGAATGCTTATGCAGCTCTATATGACGAGCATGATCCCTTGAAGGCATTGAAGAGGTACGATGTAATTCTCGAAGAGCATCCGGACTGTTTGCTTGCACTTGTTTATAAAGCTGCTTCACTTGAGAAACTATACTACGGCTTTTCAGATTGGCATAATGAACAGTCTTTGGAAAATGCCACCCAGCTTTTGAGCAAAGCTTTGGCCATTTCTGAAGAAAGGGGTGATCGCTCAAAAATTGGATTTGTTTATTTCCGGTACTTTGTTCACTACTATAACAGAAAAGATTATGATGCTGCTAATCGGTATATGATACTGTCCCAGAAATTCGGCTATCTGGATGCAACGCTCCCAATGTGGCAGAGTCAAttgaacaagaaattgGGGAAGTTGTTGCGCAAACAATCCAACTCAAAGCCAACAGCTCAAAAAGATGCACCAGCTAAATCTGATTCGTGCGGCAGCTTATCTAATTGCAAAGATACGTCAATTGGAACAGCTGATGAAAAACCGCTTGAAAGGGACTCTAAAAAGCCTGAGCTTGAAGGCACACAGCCTGCCGCACAGGACCCTGAGAGGCTCAGGACAGATTGGTATCAAACCACAAACACTATTGTCCTTTCACTGTTTACAGTCAATCTACCTCAATCGAAAGAGGCGATGCATGTTTCAGTCTCGCcagatgataaaaaaagtttggaaGTAGCGTACCAAGTTGCTAGTACAGGATCcgaatttcaatattcaATAGAACTAAGTCACGAAGTTGATCCTGAAGTTGTCAAAATCAACGTTttcacaaaaaaaattgaactGACACTTAAAAAGATAGAAAAATTGCAGTGGAAAATTCTCGAATCATCTCCGCAAGCTACTGAAGAAGATCTAGCTTCATCTAAAGACGTAATTTCGCAAAATCGTGCTGTGCAAAACGAGGGTGCTCTTGACTATCCCTCTTCATCGACAAAACATATTGACTGGTCAAAGATAGATtttgacgaagaagatgatgagaaTTCCGGGTCGGCAGATGCCTTTTTCCAGAAAATATATGCAGATGCAGATCCTGATACTCGAAGAGCTAtgatgaaatcttttgtaGAAAGTAATGGAACTGCACT